The following nucleotide sequence is from Agromyces sp. SYSU T00194.
CGCGTCGGGCCGTTCGGTGCGCACGACGAGCTGTCGCGCAAGGATCCGGGCCCGCTGGGCGTCGAGTGGGCGCACGACGTGCTCGCCGCGCTCGACGCCTGAGCGTCACCGCCGGGCACGCACCGGCCGGATGATGCACGGTCCGGGGCAGGCGGAAGCCCGGCGCCGTGATCCCCTCGTGGGCGGCGCCGGGCTTCGGTGCGGGTGGACCTCGCGGTCAGAGCGCTTCGGCGATCGTCACGTCGGCCGGCGCGGTCGTGAGGCCGGCGAGCCCGTCGCGCAGCACCTGCACGGGCGCGCCGGTGTTGTGCGCCGCGAGTGCCTCCCGCGACGCCCAGCGCTCGACGATGACGAACGAGCCGTCGTCGGCGAGGTGCGGGTCGTACTGGAGGCATCCGTCCTCGGCGCGGATGCCGGCGAGGGCCGTCCGCACGG
It contains:
- a CDS encoding putative quinol monooxygenase, with protein sequence MSAPVTVVARLHPAAESLEQATAAVRTALAGIRAEDGCLQYDPHLADDGSFVIVERWASREALAAHNTGAPVQVLRDGLAGLTTAPADVTIAEAL